The Oculatellaceae cyanobacterium genome contains a region encoding:
- a CDS encoding pentapeptide repeat-containing protein has translation MKVNHLLRVYEQGNRDFTGVDLRGVDLRGVTLIGVNFTGANLMGANLSRAFLTKSDLSNANLNWANLSYVKMNEAKLVEADLTKANLTGAFMVKSKLLRAKLSGANLTAVNLRGANLCSANLCGACLQRINLREANLSGVNLSWANLYEARLSGAQLSGASLKGVNLSKAFLKGVDLNGVALEGVNLSEARLGDANLEGANLVAADLREAHLRLVNLQGANLTDANLVGASLEQANLTWTILSKADLRDANLSDAKLKGANLEGAKLHGAILPELTQSFFSLSMSSTVQIQQSAQALFI, from the coding sequence ATGAAGGTCAACCATTTACTGAGAGTTTATGAACAAGGAAACAGAGACTTTACTGGTGTTGATCTTCGAGGTGTTGATCTTAGGGGAGTTACCCTAATTGGGGTCAACTTTACTGGTGCTAACTTAATGGGGGCTAATCTTAGCCGAGCTTTTTTAACCAAGTCTGATTTAAGCAATGCTAACCTGAATTGGGCTAACTTGAGTTATGTCAAGATGAACGAAGCTAAACTGGTAGAGGCAGATTTGACCAAAGCAAACCTAACTGGTGCTTTTATGGTTAAGTCAAAACTACTACGCGCTAAACTTAGTGGTGCTAATCTGACTGCTGTTAACCTCAGAGGCGCTAACCTGTGTAGTGCTAATCTTTGTGGCGCTTGCTTACAAAGAATTAATCTGCGAGAAGCAAATCTCAGTGGTGTAAACTTAAGCTGGGCTAATCTTTATGAAGCCAGACTCAGTGGCGCACAGTTGTCTGGTGCTTCTTTAAAAGGTGTTAACTTAAGTAAAGCTTTCTTAAAGGGAGTAGATCTTAATGGAGTTGCTTTAGAGGGAGTTAACCTCAGCGAAGCGAGATTGGGCGATGCTAACCTCGAAGGTGCTAATTTAGTAGCTGCTGATCTTAGGGAAGCACATTTACGGTTAGTTAACTTGCAAGGTGCAAACTTGACGGATGCTAATTTAGTAGGTGCTTCGTTAGAACAAGCAAATTTGACTTGGACAATTTTGAGCAAAGCTGACTTAAGAGATGCTAACCTGAGTGATGCCAAGTTGAAGGGGGCAAACTTAGAAGGTGCGAAGTTACATGGTGCAATTCTGCCTGAATTAACACAAAGTTTTTTCTCCCTTTCAATGAGTAGTACAGTGCAGATCCAACAATCAGCACAAGCGCTCTTTATTTAA
- the cutA gene encoding divalent-cation tolerance protein CutA, protein MDKDFSKTDYVVILVTASSRQEADAIAQALVADNLAACVSFTQIYSVYTWQGKVNSDDEWQLVIKTHIDKFPQVKTKIKAIHSYEVPEIIALPIVAGSLPYLNWISEQVQS, encoded by the coding sequence ATGGACAAGGATTTTAGTAAAACTGATTATGTAGTAATATTGGTGACTGCTAGTTCTCGGCAAGAGGCAGATGCGATCGCACAAGCTTTAGTTGCAGATAATTTAGCAGCTTGTGTTAGCTTTACACAAATATATTCTGTCTATACATGGCAAGGTAAAGTTAACTCAGATGATGAGTGGCAGTTAGTTATTAAAACTCATATAGATAAGTTTCCTCAAGTGAAAACTAAAATCAAAGCAATCCACTCTTATGAAGTGCCAGAAATTATTGCTTTACCAATAGTTGCAGGTTCTTTACCATACTTAAATTGGATTTCAGAACAAGTACAAAGTTAA
- a CDS encoding PD-(D/E)XK nuclease family protein, whose product MPANIQLLPSYRAKTVRENGKQYYLDTNGDRFPSVTTILNATKPQAAREALFNWRQRVGTEEANSITTNASRRGTSIHKHIQRYLLGEDAVCTEKILPYWDSIKPVLQDIDEVKLVEGYVFHSNLRYAGRLDCIASYQGIPCICDWKTADKPKKSIERLYDAPLQLAAYSGAFNQCYQEYGIKLNHALLVVAIPDIPAEIFWFEPEEIINYWEQWQERVTTFWKYRR is encoded by the coding sequence ATGCCTGCGAATATTCAACTTTTGCCCTCATACCGTGCTAAAACAGTGCGGGAAAATGGTAAACAATACTATTTAGATACTAATGGCGATCGCTTTCCTAGTGTCACAACCATTCTTAACGCTACCAAACCGCAAGCAGCAAGAGAAGCATTATTTAATTGGCGACAAAGAGTTGGTACAGAGGAAGCTAACAGTATTACTACTAATGCTAGTCGTCGTGGTACGTCAATTCATAAACACATTCAACGGTATTTACTTGGTGAAGATGCCGTCTGCACCGAAAAAATTCTGCCCTATTGGGATAGCATAAAACCAGTTTTACAAGATATTGATGAAGTTAAATTAGTTGAAGGATATGTATTTCACAGCAACTTACGCTATGCTGGGCGCTTAGACTGCATAGCAAGTTATCAAGGTATTCCTTGCATTTGTGATTGGAAAACTGCTGATAAGCCTAAAAAATCAATAGAGCGTTTGTATGATGCTCCTCTACAACTAGCAGCCTATAGTGGAGCATTTAATCAGTGTTATCAAGAATATGGCATCAAGCTAAACCACGCTCTTTTAGTTGTTGCTATTCCTGATATACCAGCAGAAATTTTTTGGTTTGAACCAGAGGAAATTATTAATTACTGGGAGCAGTGGCAAGAAAGAGTTACTACTTTTTGGAAATATCGCCGATAA
- a CDS encoding DUF393 domain-containing protein, giving the protein MSSTKTELPESVQTYTQSQSSPQLWQIKLLYDSECPLCMREVNFLQRRDAGRGLVQFVDIADSSYTPEANGGINYETAMGRIHAVLPDGTVIKNVEVFRRVYEILGMGWIYAATKLPIIGAIVDKLYEIWADWRLALTGRPNLATIVANRQQLIEFEIQGRCRISEDEK; this is encoded by the coding sequence ATGTCCTCCACCAAAACTGAGCTTCCAGAATCGGTTCAAACTTATACTCAATCTCAGTCATCTCCGCAATTATGGCAAATCAAGCTACTTTACGACAGTGAATGTCCGTTATGTATGCGAGAAGTCAACTTTTTGCAAAGACGAGATGCTGGTAGAGGTTTAGTTCAATTTGTGGATATTGCTGATAGTAGTTACACCCCCGAAGCGAATGGAGGTATAAATTATGAGACAGCGATGGGGCGGATTCATGCCGTACTACCTGACGGTACAGTAATTAAGAATGTAGAAGTATTCCGCCGAGTATATGAAATCTTGGGAATGGGATGGATATATGCAGCTACTAAATTACCTATTATTGGTGCGATTGTTGATAAGTTATATGAAATTTGGGCTGATTGGCGGTTGGCTTTGACTGGAAGACCGAATTTAGCGACAATTGTGGCAAATCGTCAGCAGCTTATTGAATTTGAGATACAAGGACGTTGCAGAATCAGTGAAGATGAAAAATAA
- a CDS encoding VWA domain-containing protein, with protein MQDRDYTLIIDKSGSMSTPDQPGGRSRWDSAQESTLALARKCEQFDPDGITVYLFSSRFKRYDNVTSSRVEQIFQENDPAGTTNLAGVLQDAIAHYFQNKAAGQTKAGGETILVVTDGEPDDRKAVMRAIIEASRQMDRDEELAISIIQVGSDATATRFLKVLDDELQGAGAKFDICDAITIDDMADMTLAEVLLNAIND; from the coding sequence ATGCAAGACCGTGATTACACTTTAATTATTGATAAAAGTGGCAGTATGTCTACCCCAGATCAACCAGGTGGTAGAAGTCGTTGGGATTCGGCGCAAGAGTCTACTTTAGCATTGGCAAGAAAATGTGAACAATTTGATCCAGATGGTATTACAGTTTATCTGTTTTCCAGCAGATTCAAACGCTATGACAATGTTACTTCTAGTAGAGTAGAGCAAATATTCCAAGAAAATGATCCTGCTGGTACTACTAACTTAGCTGGTGTGTTACAAGATGCGATCGCGCACTACTTTCAAAATAAAGCAGCAGGTCAAACTAAAGCTGGCGGTGAAACAATTTTAGTAGTTACCGATGGCGAACCAGACGATCGCAAAGCTGTAATGCGAGCAATTATTGAAGCATCACGCCAAATGGATCGTGATGAAGAATTGGCTATTTCAATTATTCAAGTAGGTTCAGATGCAACAGCAACTCGCTTTCTTAAGGTGTTGGATGATGAGTTGCAAGGCGCAGGAGCTAAATTTGATATTTGTGATGCAATTACTATAGATGATATGGCAGACATGACATTAGCTGAAGTATTACTTAATGCCATTAATGATTAA
- a CDS encoding VWA domain-containing protein, which translates to MQDRDYTLIIDKSGSMSTPDQPGGRSRWNAAQESTLALARKCEQFDPDGITVYLFSGRFKRYDNVTAEKVAQIFQENDPSGTTDLASVLKDATDKYFQRKAAGQTKANGETILVITDGEPDDRKAVMRVIIEASRQMDRDEELAISLIQVGNDATATRFLKVLDDELQGAGAKFDLVDTITLDDMENFTLTEVLLNAIND; encoded by the coding sequence GTGCAAGACCGTGATTATACGTTAATTATTGATAAAAGTGGCAGTATGTCTACTCCAGATCAACCTGGTGGTAGAAGTCGCTGGAATGCTGCTCAAGAGTCTACCTTAGCATTGGCAAGAAAATGCGAACAGTTTGATCCAGATGGCATTACAGTTTATCTATTTTCCGGTCGCTTTAAACGCTACGACAATGTAACCGCCGAAAAAGTCGCACAAATATTTCAGGAAAATGACCCTTCTGGTACGACTGACTTAGCGAGTGTACTTAAAGATGCGACTGATAAATATTTCCAAAGAAAAGCTGCTGGACAAACGAAGGCAAACGGCGAGACAATTTTAGTAATTACTGATGGCGAACCAGATGACCGTAAAGCGGTGATGAGGGTAATTATAGAAGCATCGCGCCAGATGGATCGAGATGAAGAATTAGCAATTTCACTAATTCAAGTAGGAAATGATGCAACTGCTACTCGGTTTTTGAAAGTATTAGATGATGAACTTCAAGGTGCTGGGGCAAAATTTGATTTAGTTGATACCATAACTCTTGATGATATGGAAAACTTTACCCTCACTGAAGTTTTGCTTAACGCTATTAATGATTGA
- a CDS encoding VWA domain-containing protein translates to MLENRDYTLIIDKSGSMSIKDQSGGKSRWNVMQESTLAIASKCEEFDPDGITVYLFSGRFKRYDNVTSNKVTQIFQENEPSGRTDLAGVLTDAINSYFQRKTARQTKQNGETILVVTDGEPDDRKAVMKVIIEASRKMDRDEELAISFIQVGTDTDATRFLKVLDDELQSAGAKFDIVDTVTIDDMEDLTLREVLLNAIID, encoded by the coding sequence ATGCTAGAAAACCGTGACTATACCTTAATCATCGACAAAAGTGGCAGTATGTCGATTAAAGACCAGTCAGGTGGTAAAAGTCGCTGGAATGTAATGCAAGAGTCTACCCTGGCTATAGCAAGTAAATGTGAAGAATTTGATCCAGATGGGATTACTGTTTACCTATTTTCAGGTCGCTTTAAACGCTACGATAATGTAACTTCTAATAAAGTTACTCAAATTTTCCAAGAAAACGAGCCTTCTGGCCGCACTGATTTGGCAGGTGTGTTGACAGATGCAATTAATAGTTATTTTCAACGGAAAACAGCACGTCAAACTAAGCAAAATGGAGAAACAATTTTAGTAGTAACAGATGGCGAACCAGATGATCGCAAAGCTGTAATGAAGGTAATTATTGAAGCATCGCGAAAGATGGATCGTGATGAGGAATTAGCTATTTCTTTTATTCAAGTTGGTACTGATACTGATGCAACTCGGTTTCTGAAAGTATTAGATGATGAACTGCAAAGTGCAGGCGCTAAATTTGATATTGTAGATACTGTCACCATTGATGATATGGAAGATCTAACTCTTAGAGAAGTATTACTCAATGCGATTATTGACTAA
- a CDS encoding NAD(P)H-quinone oxidoreductase subunit N: MALITTGKPFIRDLQKSGALGVYAPLEGGFEGRYQRRLRAAGYVTYRLEARGLGDLAMYLTGVHGVRPPHLGKKDIRVFYVPPIVNSQLEQLPPHSKGLVLWIVDGQVLSSQEREFLVNLPNLEPKVKIVLELGGDRVFSWKPLQNTLVSA; encoded by the coding sequence ATGGCACTGATTACAACTGGTAAGCCCTTCATCCGTGATTTACAAAAGTCAGGTGCTTTGGGAGTTTATGCACCGTTAGAAGGGGGGTTTGAGGGACGTTATCAGCGCCGTTTACGGGCTGCTGGTTATGTGACATACCGTTTAGAAGCGCGAGGGCTGGGTGACTTGGCTATGTATTTAACGGGTGTTCATGGAGTTCGTCCCCCTCATTTAGGCAAGAAGGATATTCGTGTCTTTTATGTTCCGCCGATAGTAAATTCTCAACTAGAGCAATTACCCCCACATTCCAAGGGATTAGTTCTTTGGATTGTAGATGGACAGGTGCTTTCTAGCCAAGAGCGGGAATTTTTGGTGAATTTGCCTAATTTGGAACCAAAGGTAAAAATAGTTTTGGAACTTGGAGGCGATCGCGTTTTTAGTTGGAAGCCTTTACAAAATACATTAGTTTCTGCCTAA
- the rplC gene encoding 50S ribosomal protein L3: MSVGILGTKLGMTQVFDEAGRAIPVTVVQAGPCTVTQVKTKQTDGYTAIQLGYKQVREKTLNKPELGHLAKSGAAPLRHLQEYRLDDASNFQLGQELKADLFTNGEIVDVIGTSIGRGFAGYQKRHNFKRGPMSHGSKNHRQPGSIGPGTTPGRVYPGKKMAGRLGGTQVTIRKLTVVRVDAERNLLLIKGAVPGKPGALLNIVPEKKVGR, translated from the coding sequence GTGTCTGTAGGTATTCTTGGCACAAAACTCGGCATGACCCAAGTGTTTGACGAAGCAGGTAGAGCGATTCCTGTCACCGTCGTTCAAGCAGGGCCATGCACTGTCACACAAGTCAAAACTAAACAAACCGATGGCTATACTGCCATCCAACTTGGCTACAAGCAAGTAAGAGAAAAAACGCTAAATAAGCCAGAATTAGGACATTTAGCAAAATCAGGCGCAGCACCATTGCGCCATCTACAGGAGTATCGTTTAGACGATGCCTCTAACTTTCAACTTGGTCAAGAACTGAAAGCAGATCTCTTCACTAACGGTGAAATTGTAGACGTAATTGGCACCAGTATTGGTCGTGGCTTTGCTGGTTATCAAAAACGCCACAACTTTAAACGTGGCCCAATGTCGCACGGTTCCAAAAACCATAGACAACCAGGTTCAATTGGCCCAGGGACTACACCTGGTCGTGTTTATCCTGGTAAAAAGATGGCAGGGCGTTTAGGTGGCACACAGGTAACTATTCGCAAACTGACCGTAGTGCGCGTGGATGCAGAACGCAATTTGTTGCTGATCAAAGGAGCAGTTCCAGGAAAACCTGGTGCATTGCTTAACATTGTGCCTGAGAAAAAGGTAGGTCGTTAA
- the rplD gene encoding 50S ribosomal protein L4 gives MVNCVVRNWQGEEVSEATLELRVAKEDNASHIVHRALVRQMTNARQGTASTKTRAEVRGGGRKPWRQKGTGRARAGSIRSPLWRGGGVIFGPKPRDYELKMNRKELRLALKTALMSRTEDLIVVEDFADKLARPKTKELLEAIARWGVSLDAKVLLIVSQSEENVNLSARNVANLKLIPVNNLNVYDLLAADNIVATASALAKIQEVYSD, from the coding sequence ATGGTTAACTGCGTAGTGCGTAATTGGCAAGGAGAAGAAGTCTCAGAGGCAACACTAGAATTAAGAGTTGCCAAAGAAGACAACGCATCTCATATTGTCCATAGAGCCTTGGTTAGGCAAATGACCAATGCTCGTCAAGGTACGGCTAGCACTAAAACTAGAGCAGAAGTTAGAGGCGGTGGACGTAAACCCTGGCGGCAAAAGGGAACAGGTCGCGCCCGTGCTGGTTCAATTCGTTCACCTTTGTGGCGTGGTGGCGGTGTAATTTTTGGACCTAAACCCAGAGATTATGAACTCAAAATGAACCGCAAAGAACTGCGTCTAGCACTCAAAACGGCTTTAATGAGCCGCACTGAGGACTTGATTGTAGTTGAAGACTTTGCAGACAAGTTGGCTAGACCAAAAACAAAAGAATTATTAGAAGCGATCGCCCGTTGGGGAGTATCTCTAGACGCAAAAGTACTGCTGATAGTCTCTCAGTCGGAAGAAAACGTTAATTTGTCAGCGCGTAATGTAGCTAACCTGAAGTTAATTCCAGTTAACAACTTAAACGTTTATGACTTGCTAGCGGCTGACAACATTGTCGCCACAGCATCCGCACTTGCAAAAATTCAGGAGGTTTACAGTGACTAG
- a CDS encoding 50S ribosomal protein L23 → MTRVSPRDLPDLVRCPIVTEKATQLLEQNKYVFDVVPKATKPDIKAAIESLFDVKVTSVNTLHKPPKKRRVGKFLGYKPHYKRAIVTLAEGDSITLFPEV, encoded by the coding sequence GTGACTAGAGTTAGCCCCCGCGACCTGCCAGATTTAGTGCGGTGTCCGATTGTCACCGAAAAAGCTACACAGCTACTAGAGCAGAACAAGTACGTGTTTGATGTCGTCCCCAAAGCGACAAAACCAGACATCAAAGCAGCAATCGAAAGTTTGTTTGATGTTAAGGTGACAAGCGTAAACACTCTCCATAAACCACCTAAAAAGCGTCGTGTAGGCAAATTTTTAGGATATAAACCACATTACAAGCGAGCAATTGTAACTCTCGCTGAGGGAGATTCAATCACCCTGTTCCCAGAGGTTTAA
- the rplB gene encoding 50S ribosomal protein L2: MGTRSYRPYTPGTRERIVSDFAEITRSEPEKSLTKFEHRAKGRNNRGVITSRRRGGGHKRLYRQIDFRRDKHNIPAKVASIEYDPNRNARIALLYYQDGEKRYILHPAGLNVGTVITSGADAAIEVGNALPLSKIPLGTTIHNVELHAGKGGQIVRAAGASAQVVAKEGDYVTLKLPSTEVRMVRKECYATIGQVGNADLRNLSAGKAGWNRWKGRRPKVRGSVMNPVDHPHGGGEGRAPIGRSGPVTPWGKPTLGYKTRNPKKSSNSLIVRRRRKSSKRGRGGRQS; encoded by the coding sequence ATGGGTACTCGTTCTTATCGGCCATATACGCCAGGAACTCGTGAGCGGATCGTCTCAGATTTTGCTGAGATCACGCGAAGTGAGCCGGAAAAATCATTAACAAAGTTTGAACATCGCGCTAAAGGTCGCAATAACCGTGGTGTAATTACCAGCCGCCGTCGGGGTGGTGGTCACAAGCGCCTTTATCGTCAAATTGACTTTCGTCGGGACAAGCACAATATCCCCGCCAAAGTAGCATCTATTGAATACGATCCCAACCGCAACGCTCGGATCGCCCTTCTCTATTACCAAGATGGAGAAAAGCGGTATATTCTGCATCCTGCGGGATTGAATGTCGGTACAGTTATTACTTCTGGCGCTGATGCTGCCATTGAAGTTGGTAACGCCTTGCCGCTATCTAAAATTCCTTTAGGAACCACAATTCATAATGTGGAACTGCACGCAGGAAAAGGTGGACAAATCGTTCGCGCTGCTGGTGCTTCTGCTCAAGTCGTGGCTAAAGAAGGGGATTATGTTACTCTCAAGCTACCTTCTACTGAAGTCAGGATGGTACGCAAAGAGTGCTATGCCACTATTGGACAAGTTGGTAATGCTGATCTGCGAAACCTAAGTGCTGGTAAAGCAGGCTGGAATCGCTGGAAAGGTCGCCGCCCCAAAGTGAGAGGTAGCGTCATGAACCCAGTGGATCACCCACATGGTGGTGGTGAAGGTCGGGCTCCTATTGGAAGAAGTGGGCCTGTAACACCTTGGGGTAAACCCACGTTGGGCTATAAAACACGCAATCCCAAGAAGTCAAGCAATTCTCTGATTGTCCGCCGTCGTCGTAAATCTTCCAAACGCGGTCGTGGTGGTCGGCAGTCTTAA
- the rpsS gene encoding 30S ribosomal protein S19 — MGRSLKKGPFIADHLLTKIEKLNAKGEKQVIKTWSRASTVLPQMVGHTIAVHNGRQHVPVFLNEQMVGHKLGEFAPTRTFRGHSKSDKKAGR; from the coding sequence ATGGGTCGTTCTCTTAAAAAAGGTCCCTTTATTGCGGATCATCTGTTGACAAAAATTGAAAAGCTCAATGCCAAAGGCGAAAAACAAGTGATCAAAACTTGGTCACGTGCTTCAACAGTTTTGCCACAAATGGTAGGACACACAATCGCCGTTCATAACGGTCGTCAGCACGTACCTGTTTTTCTCAATGAGCAAATGGTAGGTCATAAGTTGGGTGAATTCGCTCCAACTCGCACCTTTAGAGGCCACTCTAAGAGTGATAAAAAGGCAGGTCGATA